One part of the Paenibacillus silvisoli genome encodes these proteins:
- a CDS encoding S-layer homology domain-containing protein: protein MLAAGLQPDKTAKASFADIKQNEWHTPYIEAAKTYLSGFTRNDGQFVFKPSSPALREDIAVAVVKLAGLNKATASDHGSVKKLFKDAAGISEYAKDYVVLAVENGLISGFPDDTFRAQQPISRAQAAAILYRLYRDDNESPNTAASEDVIR, encoded by the coding sequence GTGCTCGCGGCCGGACTTCAGCCGGACAAAACGGCGAAGGCGTCCTTCGCCGATATTAAACAGAACGAGTGGCACACGCCCTATATTGAAGCGGCCAAAACATATCTCAGCGGATTTACGCGAAACGACGGCCAATTCGTGTTCAAACCGTCATCTCCGGCGCTCCGCGAGGATATTGCGGTAGCGGTCGTGAAATTAGCGGGGCTGAATAAGGCAACGGCATCCGATCATGGCAGCGTCAAGAAGCTGTTCAAAGACGCAGCCGGCATATCGGAATATGCCAAGGATTATGTGGTGCTGGCGGTGGAAAACGGGCTGATCTCGGGCTTCCCAGACGATACGTTCCGGGCGCAGCAGCCTATATCGCGAGCGCAAGCCGCAGCCATTCTGTACCGGTTGTACCGTGATGATAACGAGAGCCCAAACACTGCAGCAAGCGAGGACGTGATTCGATGA
- a CDS encoding VOC family protein, whose protein sequence is MGRLVHFEIHVDDMERAKTFYGEVFGWTFEDWSEYAGMPYYGATTGDAKEMGINGALVQRRGARPEPGQAMNGYSCTMGIGDYDATEAKILKLGGTTALPKYALPGMAWQGYYIDTEGNIFGIHQPDENAK, encoded by the coding sequence ATGGGAAGATTAGTTCATTTCGAAATTCATGTCGATGACATGGAGCGCGCGAAGACGTTTTACGGAGAAGTGTTTGGGTGGACGTTCGAGGATTGGAGCGAGTACGCGGGGATGCCTTATTATGGCGCGACGACCGGCGACGCGAAGGAAATGGGCATCAACGGGGCGCTGGTGCAGCGCAGAGGCGCACGGCCGGAACCGGGTCAGGCCATGAACGGCTATTCTTGTACAATGGGGATCGGCGACTATGACGCGACGGAAGCCAAGATTCTGAAGCTCGGCGGCACGACGGCCCTGCCGAAGTACGCCCTGCCCGGCATGGCGTGGCAAGGCTATTACATCGACACGGAAGGCAATATTTTCGGCATTCATCAGCCGGACGAGAATGCGAAATAG
- a CDS encoding prepilin-type N-terminal cleavage/methylation domain-containing protein, with product MNAVDKEQGFTLMEVLVAVVILAVLVMAFIGYFLRGSDTIAQTGTRGQKLYTAQQNLEGRTNLGTLQAGEIVYAASGSLPKISITGNLATSVIQGSRVLTEFIPD from the coding sequence ATGAATGCCGTCGACAAGGAGCAAGGGTTTACTTTAATGGAAGTGCTTGTAGCGGTTGTCATTCTGGCCGTACTCGTTATGGCGTTCATAGGCTACTTTCTCCGGGGATCGGATACGATCGCGCAAACCGGGACGCGAGGCCAGAAGCTTTATACCGCACAGCAAAATTTAGAGGGCCGAACGAACCTGGGCACGCTGCAAGCAGGGGAAATCGTGTACGCCGCTTCCGGATCGCTGCCGAAAATCAGCATCACGGGCAATTTGGCGACAAGCGTCATCCAAGGCAGCCGGGTTTTGACCGAATTCATTCCCGACTAA
- a CDS encoding PilW family protein, with amino-acid sequence MFRIRTRIYLNQRGLTLIELLAAVMILVLILSLAYPLLTFGVKTYGQSQTRSSLQDQVQLASLAVTKLLRYASEASIETAATCPTTLQTGYNYICVDSTDNSIKHIVYNVSTNSFTSGPIVKDMSGKRSFTILFSKNATNAKLLNFDLTGQTSTQSYHIQTELLIMNASADIQGTSGFKVMKYK; translated from the coding sequence ATGTTCCGCATCCGCACCCGCATCTATCTGAACCAGCGAGGGTTGACGTTAATCGAGCTGCTCGCCGCAGTGATGATCCTCGTCTTGATTTTATCGCTTGCCTATCCGCTCCTTACGTTCGGCGTAAAGACGTACGGTCAAAGTCAAACGCGAAGCAGTCTGCAGGATCAAGTCCAGCTTGCCTCGCTTGCCGTCACGAAGCTGCTGCGGTATGCGTCGGAAGCCAGCATCGAAACCGCGGCGACCTGCCCCACGACGCTTCAAACCGGCTACAACTACATCTGTGTCGACAGCACGGACAACTCCATCAAGCACATCGTTTACAACGTCTCCACGAATAGCTTCACATCAGGTCCAATCGTGAAAGATATGAGCGGGAAAAGATCGTTCACCATCTTATTTTCAAAGAACGCGACCAATGCCAAGCTATTAAACTTCGATCTTACGGGACAAACCTCCACTCAAAGCTATCACATTCAAACCGAGCTTCTCATTATGAACGCGTCAGCGGATATCCAGGGCACCAGTGGCTTTAAAGTCATGAAATATAAATAA
- a CDS encoding VanW family protein: MKLKKALSAVAVCTCLSLSFSSLGMADKVGNGGADYNTASPAVKKQMEENSKRLQAVDAFQLSEFKRTQDVISGLLAQGADISAQEDYLRDLLELSASFQGKLIAQTAIAFVDHSLVLANWTERLNGIELAPGQALSLLRAMKESKLEPVKGESLDALATGIYTVALDGGLEIMERSTGRTLPAYAALGYEAKVVPGETDLVLRNAAKEPVKLYMEYYDGVLYMYAASHDLSDTYRIIKKDQETISPRTIVQADPARTVQGSPGAFVRIYRETLNAEREVVKTEWISEDYYAPVHRITAGGPEVVSDVTN, from the coding sequence ATGAAACTAAAGAAAGCGCTGTCAGCGGTTGCGGTATGCACCTGTTTATCGCTCAGCTTCTCCTCACTTGGCATGGCGGATAAGGTCGGAAACGGCGGAGCTGATTACAATACGGCTTCTCCCGCAGTGAAGAAGCAGATGGAAGAAAACTCGAAACGGCTTCAGGCCGTCGATGCTTTCCAGCTCAGCGAGTTCAAGCGAACGCAGGACGTCATCAGCGGATTGCTTGCCCAAGGCGCGGACATTAGCGCGCAGGAAGATTATCTTCGCGACCTTCTGGAGTTGTCCGCTTCCTTCCAAGGAAAGCTGATTGCTCAAACGGCGATCGCCTTCGTCGATCATAGCCTCGTTTTGGCCAACTGGACGGAGCGCCTAAATGGCATCGAGCTGGCGCCCGGACAAGCTCTCTCGCTGCTCCGTGCGATGAAGGAGAGCAAGCTTGAACCGGTAAAGGGCGAAAGCTTGGATGCGCTGGCTACCGGCATCTACACGGTGGCGCTGGATGGCGGCCTGGAAATCATGGAACGGTCGACAGGCAGAACGCTTCCTGCCTACGCCGCGCTCGGTTACGAGGCAAAGGTCGTGCCGGGGGAAACGGATCTCGTTCTTCGCAATGCGGCAAAGGAACCGGTCAAGCTGTATATGGAGTATTATGACGGCGTTCTCTATATGTATGCGGCAAGCCATGACTTGTCTGATACATATCGTATCATTAAAAAAGATCAAGAGACGATTTCACCAAGAACGATCGTACAAGCCGATCCTGCGCGGACCGTGCAGGGCAGCCCGGGAGCTTTCGTCCGCATTTACCGGGAAACGTTAAACGCGGAACGTGAAGTCGTGAAGACCGAATGGATTTCGGAGGATTACTACGCGCCGGTTCACCGGATAACGGCAGGAGGGCCGGAGGTTGTTTCCGACGTAACGAATTGA
- a CDS encoding GspE/PulE family protein, with protein MKQQSRRLGELLVEAGLVTEEQVERALKAKKDTQRIGELLLQEGYVTERQLMNTLERQLGIPYVGLYQYAVDKKIISLVPKQLAKRHLLLPLKIDKDRLHVAMVDPLDFFAVDDLRMATGYQIERVLATKEDVLRGLNKYYGYEDTMEHLMEDVQPSQEGRDEQASEDDSPVVKLVNQILTNAVAHKASDIHIDPQESKIVIRYRIDGVLVTDKTLPKPMQSMVIARIKIMSNLNITEHRIPQDGRIKLHLDRYAIDIRVSTLPASHGEKIVMRILDATSTVKDLDKMEFHPDNYRRFLKMIERPTGIVLITGPTGSGKSSTLYAALNRLNTENVNIVTVEDPIEYQMEGITQVQVNPNVGLTFAAGLRAMLRQDPNIMMVGEIRDTETAEIAMRAALTGHLVLSTIHTNDSVSTITRLIDMGIEPFLVAASLAGIASQRLVRRVCRDCGQPHPPTARETELFASRGWKTERIVRGRGCGNCNMTGYKGRLAIHEVLVIDDAVRKLIMDNSPLSAIQEYARGNGTIFLMDDGLLKVAQGLTTTEEVFQVAIGD; from the coding sequence TTGAAACAACAGAGCAGAAGACTCGGAGAGCTGCTGGTAGAAGCGGGCTTGGTTACGGAGGAGCAAGTCGAACGGGCGCTAAAAGCGAAGAAGGATACGCAGCGAATCGGCGAGCTGCTGCTTCAAGAGGGCTACGTTACGGAGCGACAGCTCATGAACACGCTCGAACGGCAGCTCGGCATTCCCTACGTCGGCTTATACCAATATGCGGTCGACAAGAAGATCATCAGCCTAGTGCCCAAGCAGCTAGCCAAGCGCCACCTGCTCCTTCCGCTGAAGATCGATAAGGATCGGCTTCATGTCGCCATGGTCGACCCGCTGGATTTTTTCGCGGTGGACGACTTGCGCATGGCAACAGGCTATCAGATCGAGCGGGTTCTCGCGACCAAAGAGGACGTCCTTCGAGGCTTGAACAAGTATTACGGCTACGAAGATACGATGGAGCATCTGATGGAGGATGTGCAGCCGAGTCAAGAGGGGCGGGACGAGCAAGCCTCCGAGGACGACTCGCCTGTCGTGAAGCTTGTGAACCAAATTTTAACGAACGCCGTCGCTCACAAAGCGAGCGACATTCATATCGATCCGCAGGAATCGAAGATAGTCATCCGCTATCGCATCGATGGGGTGCTTGTTACCGATAAGACGCTGCCTAAGCCGATGCAGAGCATGGTCATCGCCCGCATCAAAATCATGTCCAACTTGAACATTACCGAGCACCGCATTCCGCAGGACGGGCGCATCAAGCTCCACCTGGACCGCTATGCGATCGATATTCGCGTATCGACGCTGCCTGCCAGCCATGGCGAGAAGATCGTCATGCGAATTCTGGATGCCACGAGCACGGTCAAGGATTTGGACAAGATGGAGTTCCATCCGGACAACTACAGACGTTTTCTCAAAATGATCGAGCGGCCGACGGGTATTGTCCTCATTACGGGACCGACGGGCTCCGGCAAATCTTCGACGCTCTACGCGGCGCTGAATCGGCTCAACACCGAGAATGTGAATATCGTTACCGTCGAGGACCCCATTGAGTACCAGATGGAAGGCATCACTCAGGTTCAGGTGAACCCGAATGTAGGCTTAACCTTCGCGGCGGGCCTGCGGGCGATGCTGCGCCAGGATCCGAACATTATGATGGTCGGGGAAATCAGGGATACCGAAACGGCGGAAATCGCCATGCGCGCGGCATTAACCGGTCACCTCGTGCTCAGCACCATCCACACCAACGACTCCGTCAGCACGATTACCCGTCTTATCGATATGGGAATCGAGCCGTTTCTCGTAGCCGCGTCTCTAGCCGGCATTGCTTCTCAGAGGCTTGTCCGCCGGGTTTGCCGCGATTGCGGTCAGCCTCATCCGCCGACTGCCCGGGAAACGGAGCTATTCGCAAGCCGAGGCTGGAAGACGGAACGCATCGTTCGCGGAAGAGGCTGCGGCAACTGCAACATGACGGGATACAAAGGGCGGCTCGCGATTCACGAAGTGCTGGTCATTGACGATGCGGTCCGCAAGCTCATTATGGATAACAGCCCGCTGTCGGCCATTCAGGAGTATGCCAGAGGGAACGGTACGATTTTTCTAATGGACGATGGGCTATTGAAGGTCGCTCAAGGTCTGACCACTACGGAAGAAGTGTTTCAAGTCGCAATCGGTGACTAG
- a CDS encoding type IV pilus twitching motility protein PilT, with amino-acid sequence MKATIDELLLTAFHKKASDIHLTAGTPPIFRINGDLRDHGDQPLSDRETEEMARAMIPEAQWESFLERGEIDFAYSIPQVSRFRVNAFSQRGEMSVAIRIIPTAIPSLEQLQLPDVLHKVCSKTQGLFLVTGPTGSGKSTTLASMLDYMNKTMRKHIVTLEDPIEYLHKHDRSIIVQREVGADTRSFANGLRAALRQDPDVILVGELRDLDTISTAISAAETGHLVLGTLHTTDAPSTIDRIIDVFPPGQQQQIRIQLASVLIGVLSQRLLPTMDYAGRRAATEVLVNTAGVANLIRSEKVHQIPNVMQTGRTLGMHTLEMSLHELMQHYIISREVAQPYLREVTV; translated from the coding sequence ATGAAAGCAACCATTGATGAGCTGCTGCTGACGGCTTTCCATAAGAAAGCGTCCGATATTCACTTGACCGCGGGCACTCCGCCAATCTTCCGAATCAATGGGGATTTGCGGGACCACGGAGATCAGCCGCTTTCCGATCGGGAAACCGAAGAGATGGCGCGGGCGATGATCCCGGAGGCGCAATGGGAATCGTTTCTGGAAAGAGGCGAGATCGATTTTGCTTATTCGATCCCGCAAGTCAGCCGATTTCGCGTAAATGCCTTCTCCCAACGCGGGGAGATGAGCGTGGCCATCCGGATCATTCCGACCGCCATCCCCTCCTTGGAGCAGCTTCAGCTGCCGGACGTCTTGCATAAGGTGTGCTCCAAAACGCAGGGCTTGTTTCTCGTAACCGGCCCTACGGGGAGCGGCAAATCTACGACGCTCGCATCCATGCTCGATTACATGAATAAGACGATGCGCAAGCATATTGTCACGCTCGAGGATCCGATCGAGTATTTGCACAAGCATGACCGGAGCATCATCGTGCAGCGCGAGGTCGGCGCCGATACGCGAAGCTTCGCGAACGGACTGCGGGCGGCGCTCCGTCAGGACCCGGATGTCATTCTCGTCGGCGAACTGCGCGACCTCGATACGATATCGACCGCCATTTCGGCGGCGGAGACGGGCCATCTGGTGCTGGGCACCCTCCATACGACAGATGCGCCGTCCACGATCGACCGGATCATTGACGTCTTTCCGCCGGGCCAGCAGCAGCAGATCCGCATTCAGCTGGCGTCCGTCCTGATCGGCGTGCTGTCGCAGCGGCTGCTGCCGACCATGGATTACGCCGGCAGACGCGCGGCGACGGAGGTGCTCGTGAACACCGCCGGCGTGGCCAATCTGATTCGCAGCGAGAAGGTGCATCAAATTCCGAACGTGATGCAGACAGGCCGGACGTTGGGGATGCACACGCTGGAGATGTCGCTTCATGAGCTGATGCAGCACTATATCATCTCCAGGGAAGTCGCTCAACCGTATTTGCGGGAGGTGACGGTATAG
- a CDS encoding type II secretion system F family protein, with product MAQFQYVGRHRTGRMTKGKLSSESRREAVLRLREKGIAVTHLQEAQTNLFSQDLDLTLGNPVKPAHFVIYLRQFATLIKAGVSIVDSTRILAEQTESKALRKALLQVEEDLRGGTAFSDAADKHPKVFPVLFVNMIRASEYSGTLDGSLNNLASTFEKQHVTRQKIKSALAYPFVLLLACAGTAVYLLTNVVPTFASMFEEFGAELPTITKLVLGASEWMQSYWWLLLILVAGCAGAVVFANRHPVASYYMDYALLKMPVFGALLRKATIARMARTLSSLFSSSVPILQAITIVEKVVLNKVMANVLETSKQSLERGGMLSEPFNKHWIFPPLVAQMVRIGEQTGSLDTMLSKVADFYEAEVDMAADRLKTLIEPFMVVVMAAVVGVIVMSIVVPMFDIYEHVRS from the coding sequence ATGGCGCAGTTTCAATATGTGGGCCGGCACCGTACCGGCCGAATGACCAAAGGCAAATTAAGCAGCGAATCCCGCAGGGAAGCCGTTCTGAGGCTGAGGGAGAAGGGCATTGCCGTGACGCACCTTCAGGAAGCGCAGACGAATCTGTTCAGCCAGGACCTCGATCTGACGCTGGGCAATCCGGTGAAGCCGGCGCATTTCGTCATCTACTTGCGGCAGTTTGCCACGTTGATTAAAGCCGGCGTGAGCATCGTCGACTCCACCCGAATTCTCGCCGAACAGACCGAGAGCAAGGCGCTCCGAAAGGCGCTGCTGCAGGTCGAGGAGGATCTCCGGGGAGGGACGGCCTTCTCCGATGCGGCGGACAAGCACCCGAAGGTGTTTCCGGTATTATTCGTCAACATGATCCGGGCGAGCGAGTACAGCGGTACCTTGGACGGGTCCTTGAATAATCTTGCGTCAACCTTTGAGAAGCAGCACGTCACCCGGCAAAAAATCAAGTCCGCCCTAGCCTATCCCTTCGTCCTGCTGCTGGCCTGCGCAGGTACGGCCGTCTACTTGCTGACCAACGTCGTTCCGACCTTCGCGTCGATGTTCGAAGAGTTCGGCGCCGAGCTGCCGACCATTACGAAGCTGGTGCTGGGGGCAAGCGAGTGGATGCAAAGCTACTGGTGGCTTCTCCTGATTCTAGTTGCAGGGTGCGCGGGGGCGGTCGTGTTTGCCAATCGACATCCTGTCGCCTCTTATTACATGGATTACGCGCTGCTCAAAATGCCCGTATTCGGAGCGCTTCTGCGGAAGGCAACCATTGCTAGAATGGCCAGAACGTTAAGTTCTCTCTTTTCTAGCTCTGTCCCCATACTGCAAGCCATTACGATCGTGGAGAAGGTTGTCTTGAACAAAGTGATGGCAAACGTCCTGGAGACGTCCAAACAATCGCTAGAGAGAGGGGGGATGCTGAGTGAGCCGTTCAACAAGCATTGGATCTTTCCGCCGCTTGTCGCGCAGATGGTTCGGATTGGCGAACAAACGGGCTCATTGGATACCATGCTTTCCAAAGTCGCCGACTTCTATGAAGCCGAGGTCGACATGGCTGCCGATCGATTAAAGACGCTTATCGAGCCATTCATGGTTGTTGTGATGGCAGCGGTTGTAGGTGTGATCGTAATGTCCATCGTTGTTCCAATGTTTGATATCTACGAGCATGTTCGCAGCTAG